A stretch of the Archangium violaceum genome encodes the following:
- a CDS encoding YcnI family protein has protein sequence MKARSHLLSAAVVSMLCTAAEAHISVGAPGPAVAGSTQELTFNVGHGCDGADTFRIEVRIPEGVTSVRPLNSEFGKAVVSKDAATNTITSVTWTKPSSADVLPADTHFYKLTLRARLPDQAFTTLFFPTIQHCRAADGTESTVEWIATTTDHNHGQNAGTEPAENPAPALFIVPARTPGWNKYTVDQHVHDMSVFKDAQIVWAGSEAYSPSTYILSLIEKEPNTRVLQAIHPGTEIWVKY, from the coding sequence ATGAAGGCTCGATCGCACCTGTTGTCCGCCGCCGTGGTTTCGATGCTGTGCACTGCCGCCGAGGCCCACATCTCCGTGGGCGCCCCTGGCCCCGCGGTCGCGGGAAGCACCCAGGAGCTCACGTTCAACGTGGGCCACGGCTGTGATGGCGCGGACACCTTCCGCATCGAGGTTCGCATTCCGGAAGGAGTCACCTCGGTACGCCCGCTGAACTCCGAGTTCGGCAAGGCGGTCGTGTCGAAGGACGCGGCCACGAACACGATCACATCGGTGACCTGGACCAAACCCAGCAGCGCCGACGTGCTGCCCGCCGACACCCATTTCTACAAGCTCACCCTGAGGGCCAGGCTGCCGGACCAGGCCTTCACCACGCTGTTCTTCCCGACGATCCAGCACTGCCGGGCCGCTGACGGCACCGAGTCGACCGTGGAATGGATCGCCACCACCACGGATCACAACCACGGCCAGAACGCGGGCACGGAACCCGCGGAGAATCCCGCTCCGGCTCTCTTCATCGTTCCCGCGCGCACCCCCGGCTGGAACAAGTACACGGTGGACCAGCATGTCCATGACATGTCGGTCTTCAAGGATGCGCAGATCGTCTGGGCGGGAAGCGAGGCCTACAGCCCCAGTACCTACATCCTGAGCTTGATCGAGAAGGAGCCGAACACCCGGGTGCTCCAGGCCATCCATCCCGGAACCGAGATCTGGGTCAAGTACTGA
- a CDS encoding SDR family NAD(P)-dependent oxidoreductase: MGALDGRTAIITGGGSGIGFAIAERFAREGAEVVLAGRNRQRLDQAVARIGRSARSMPTDVGDEEQLQQLIHSVARVDLLVTCAGGAVFGPVEEVRPKAWRELFNDRFFGQLSACHYAVPKMKPGSSIILCSGIAGHAALVNYAGGAGLCGAVNAMGRSLAVELAPKGIRVNVLSPGLTRNTAIDWGVPPEQVEAFLAGLANNVPMKRAGTTRDMADAAFFLATCEYATGMVLDIDGGWTAV; encoded by the coding sequence ATGGGCGCACTGGACGGAAGGACCGCCATCATCACGGGAGGAGGCTCGGGAATCGGCTTCGCGATCGCCGAGCGGTTCGCGCGCGAGGGGGCGGAGGTCGTGCTCGCCGGGCGGAATCGGCAGCGGCTGGACCAGGCGGTGGCGAGGATTGGACGCAGCGCGCGGAGCATGCCCACGGACGTGGGCGACGAGGAGCAGCTCCAGCAGCTCATCCACTCCGTCGCGCGCGTGGACCTGCTGGTGACCTGCGCGGGCGGGGCGGTGTTCGGCCCCGTCGAGGAAGTGCGCCCGAAGGCGTGGCGCGAGCTGTTCAACGACCGATTCTTCGGACAGCTCTCCGCCTGCCATTACGCCGTTCCGAAGATGAAGCCGGGCAGCTCCATCATCCTCTGCTCGGGCATCGCCGGCCACGCCGCCCTGGTGAACTACGCTGGCGGCGCGGGCCTGTGTGGCGCGGTCAATGCCATGGGGCGCTCTCTCGCGGTCGAACTGGCCCCGAAAGGTATTCGGGTGAACGTTCTGTCGCCGGGGCTGACACGCAATACGGCGATTGATTGGGGGGTCCCGCCCGAGCAGGTGGAAGCGTTCCTGGCCGGGCTCGCCAACAACGTTCCGATGAAGCGCGCGGGCACGACCCGCGACATGGCCGACGCGGCCTTCTTCCTGGCGACGTGCGAGTACGCCACCGGGATGGTGCTCGACATCGACGGAGGCTGGACGGCGGTCTGA